In Tripterygium wilfordii isolate XIE 37 chromosome 23, ASM1340144v1, whole genome shotgun sequence, one genomic interval encodes:
- the LOC119993534 gene encoding uncharacterized protein LOC119993534, whose protein sequence is MNMLESPIDALAFGYVNYGILNIVNNLWTWVAFVTAAVSFWRIRTAGAASVSVKCLPPVSQKVREVPQPDRPVENPRLQTPAPAAASSEAVSDFEFNGVTRGKYTVYYEDDGESDGGLTGVREWEYKESGVLCGEWRESWESVLRTRSGEMSWYGYQDLTVINGNVVRLWDGGDWKEK, encoded by the coding sequence ATGAATATGTTGGAATCTCCTATTGACGCTCTAGCTTTCGGCTATGTGAACTATGGGATTCTCAATATAGTCAATAACCTCTGGACCTGGGTAGCCTTTGTAACGGCGGCAGTCAGTTTCTGGCGAATCCGAACAGCCGGAGCCGCATCTGTTTCCGTGAAATGTCTCCCACCGGTTTCTCAGAAGGTTCGCGAGGTACCTCAACCCGACAGACCGGTTGAGAATCCGCGACTTCAAACTCCAGCTCCGGCTGCGGCTTCGAGTGAGGCGGTCAGCGATTTCGAATTTAACGGAGTGACGAGAGGGAAATATACGGTGTATTACGAGGATGATGGAGAAAGTGACGGCGGGTTAACGGGGGTTAGAGAGTGGGAGTATAAGGAGAGTGGCGTGCTGTGCGGGGAGTGGCGGGAGAGTTGGGAGAGCGTGTTGAGGACGAGAAGCGGAGAAATGAGTTGGTACGGTTACCAGGACTTGACGGTGATTAACGGTAACGTCGTCAGGTTATGGGATGGTGGTGATTGGAAGGAAAAGTAG